One Streptomyces mobaraensis NBRC 13819 = DSM 40847 DNA segment encodes these proteins:
- a CDS encoding MerR family transcriptional regulator — translation MSGVGSAPAPAAVTAQRGPRAGGPREADAAGGTAAGTETIGYRGPTACAAAGITYRQLDYWARTGLVEPSVRPAYGSGSQRLYSFRDVVVLKIVKRLLDTGVSLQNIRTAVQHLRSRGMADLAQMTLMSDGATVYECASPDEVVGLLQGGQGVFGIAVGVVWRDVESALAQLHGERVDTGETLIGHNPADELARRRNRAG, via the coding sequence CTGAGCGGCGTGGGAAGCGCTCCAGCCCCGGCGGCGGTCACCGCCCAGCGGGGACCCCGGGCCGGCGGCCCCAGGGAGGCGGACGCCGCGGGCGGTACGGCGGCCGGCACGGAGACCATCGGCTACCGCGGGCCCACCGCCTGCGCGGCGGCCGGCATCACCTACCGGCAGCTCGACTACTGGGCGCGCACGGGGCTCGTGGAGCCCAGTGTCCGGCCCGCGTACGGGTCCGGCAGCCAGCGGCTGTACAGCTTCCGGGACGTCGTCGTCCTCAAGATCGTCAAACGGCTGCTGGACACCGGCGTCTCCCTGCAGAACATCCGCACCGCCGTCCAGCACCTGCGCTCCCGCGGCATGGCCGACCTGGCGCAGATGACGCTGATGAGCGACGGCGCGACGGTCTACGAGTGCGCGTCCCCCGACGAGGTCGTGGGGCTCCTCCAGGGGGGCCAGGGCGTCTTCGGGATCGCCGTCGGGGTGGTCTGGCGGGACGTCGAGAGCGCGCTCGCCCAGCTCCACGGCGAGCGGGTGGACACCGGGGAGACACTGATCGGCCACAACCCGGCGGACGAGCTGGCGCGGCGCCGCAACCGGGCGGGCTGA
- a CDS encoding bifunctional nuclease family protein, which produces MNELDVVGVRVEMPSNQPIVLLREVGGDRYLPIWIGPGEATAIAFAQQGMAPARPLTHDLFKDVLEAVGQQLAEVRITDLREGVFYAELVFASGVEVSARPSDAIALALRTGTPIYGSDGVLDDAGIAIPDEQEDEVEKFREFLDQISPEDFGTNSQ; this is translated from the coding sequence GTGAACGAGCTCGATGTCGTGGGTGTCCGGGTGGAAATGCCCTCCAACCAACCGATCGTGCTCCTGCGCGAAGTGGGAGGCGACCGCTACCTCCCCATCTGGATCGGACCGGGGGAGGCGACGGCGATCGCCTTCGCCCAGCAGGGGATGGCTCCGGCCCGACCGCTGACCCACGACCTGTTCAAGGACGTGCTGGAGGCGGTGGGGCAGCAGCTCGCGGAGGTCCGCATCACGGACCTGCGCGAAGGCGTGTTCTACGCGGAGCTGGTCTTCGCCAGCGGAGTCGAGGTGAGCGCCAGGCCGTCCGACGCCATAGCGCTGGCCCTGCGCACCGGAACGCCGATCTACGGCAGTGACGGGGTGCTGGACGACGCGGGGATCGCCATCCCGGACGAGCAGGAGGACGAGGTGGAGAAGTTCCGCGAGTTCCTCGACCAGATCTCGCCGGAGGACTTCGGTACCAACAGCCAGTGA
- a CDS encoding MerR family transcriptional regulator: MLQTPSGGAGSSGTAGAEGRLVSIGTVLNLLREEFPEVTISKIRFLEAEGLVEPQRTPSGYRKFSTADVERLAQVLRMQRDHYLPLKVIREHLDALARGERIPLPAPGQPRDGLGLGELVEGPEDPVEAGPEPVPAGPGGRIGRAELLELTGVTEGELVEWESYGLVVPHPDGGFGADSVAVARLVADLGRFGLEPRHLRAVKAAADREAGLVEQVVAPLRRHRNPQTRAHAEATARELAGLSVRLHAALVRSALQLRGQ; the protein is encoded by the coding sequence ATGCTTCAGACACCGTCGGGTGGTGCCGGCTCCTCCGGCACCGCCGGTGCGGAGGGCCGGCTGGTGAGCATCGGAACGGTGCTCAACCTGCTGCGCGAGGAGTTCCCCGAGGTCACCATCTCCAAGATCCGTTTCCTGGAGGCGGAGGGCTTGGTCGAGCCGCAGCGCACGCCGTCCGGATACCGCAAGTTCAGTACGGCGGACGTCGAACGGCTCGCCCAGGTGCTGCGGATGCAGCGCGACCACTACCTGCCGCTGAAGGTCATCCGCGAGCACCTGGACGCGCTGGCCCGCGGTGAGCGGATCCCGCTGCCCGCCCCCGGGCAGCCCCGGGACGGCCTCGGCCTCGGGGAGCTGGTGGAAGGGCCCGAGGATCCGGTGGAGGCCGGTCCCGAGCCCGTTCCCGCCGGGCCCGGCGGGCGGATCGGCCGCGCCGAGCTGCTGGAGCTCACCGGGGTCACGGAGGGTGAGCTGGTGGAGTGGGAGTCGTACGGGCTGGTCGTCCCCCACCCGGACGGCGGATTCGGCGCCGATTCCGTGGCCGTCGCCCGCCTCGTCGCCGACCTGGGACGATTCGGGCTGGAGCCGCGGCACCTGCGGGCCGTGAAGGCCGCGGCGGACCGCGAGGCGGGCCTGGTCGAACAGGTGGTCGCCCCGCTGCGCAGGCACCGCAACCCGCAGACCAGGGCGCACGCCGAGGCCACCGCGCGGGAGCTCGCCGGACTGTCGGTCCGGCTGCACGCGGCCCTGGTGCGGTCCGCGCTCCAGCTGCGCGGACAGTGA
- a CDS encoding FHA domain-containing protein translates to MQRGFVLPHGRVCFGQGESPVKLFAKLFGKSSRQSGGGSARHRAQAPVEGDERGQEARPLFRDQAGVHDGAHGGQGVPPGDPTATARIGLGTPMSGAGEGAALPVCTRCGHRNGENSRFCSNCGAPLRPGAVAERASETTSTISISGLEAYDSETTGQTPIPSLSPEAQAAVEALPLGSALLVVRRGPNSGSRFLLDGEVTTAGRHPQSDIFLDDVTVSRRHVEFRRGQDGGFSVTDVGSLNGTYVNREQIDSVVLSNGDEVQIGKYRLVFFGSQRSI, encoded by the coding sequence GTGCAGCGAGGTTTTGTCCTGCCCCACGGGCGGGTCTGTTTCGGTCAAGGGGAATCGCCCGTGAAGTTGTTTGCGAAGTTGTTCGGCAAGAGCTCCCGCCAGAGCGGCGGCGGTTCCGCGCGTCACCGGGCCCAGGCGCCGGTGGAGGGCGATGAGCGGGGCCAGGAGGCGCGTCCCCTGTTCCGCGACCAGGCGGGTGTCCACGACGGCGCCCACGGGGGTCAGGGAGTTCCTCCCGGCGATCCCACGGCGACCGCGCGCATAGGTCTCGGTACGCCGATGTCGGGTGCGGGGGAAGGGGCTGCGTTGCCGGTCTGTACGAGGTGTGGTCATCGGAACGGCGAGAACAGCCGGTTCTGCTCCAACTGCGGTGCGCCGCTGCGGCCGGGTGCCGTCGCCGAGCGCGCCTCGGAGACCACGTCCACGATCTCCATCTCCGGTCTGGAGGCGTACGACTCCGAGACCACCGGGCAGACGCCCATCCCGTCGCTCTCCCCGGAGGCCCAGGCCGCCGTGGAGGCGCTGCCGCTCGGTTCGGCGCTGTTGGTCGTCCGGCGCGGTCCGAACTCGGGCAGCCGCTTCCTGCTGGACGGCGAGGTGACCACGGCGGGCCGCCACCCGCAGAGCGACATCTTCCTCGACGACGTCACGGTCTCGCGCCGCCACGTGGAGTTCCGGCGGGGGCAGGACGGCGGCTTCAGCGTCACGGACGTCGGCAGCCTCAACGGCACGTACGTGAACCGGGAGCAGATCGACTCGGTGGTGCTGTCGAACGGCGACGAGGTGCAGATCGGCAAGTACCGCCTGGTCTTCTTCGGCAGCCAGCGGAGCATCTGA
- a CDS encoding DUF881 domain-containing protein, translated as MSDDARPEGPEEKPGREERERKAAASGAAGAEPSGEPEGPPEGREDTGGSPEGAAPEPAAEPPLTGRQRLVKGLWPPRFTRAQLTVALLLCVLGLGLAIQVRSNSESGVLRGARQEDLVRILDELDNRTKRLEDEKRKLEGQRTELESSSNQAAEARKQTAQKEQQLGILAGTVAAQGPGIVLTVSDGKGAVEPDMLLDAVQELRAAGAEAIQLNDVRVAADTYFSGSAGKVEIDGKEVSQPYKFKAIGKPDDLKPALNIPGGVVQTLQKEQAGVDISRSEKIVVDALRPAKRPDYARSSSR; from the coding sequence ATGAGCGACGACGCCAGGCCCGAGGGGCCGGAGGAGAAGCCCGGCCGGGAAGAGCGCGAGCGGAAGGCGGCCGCGTCGGGTGCCGCCGGGGCGGAGCCGTCCGGGGAACCGGAAGGCCCGCCGGAGGGCCGGGAGGACACCGGCGGGAGTCCGGAGGGCGCCGCGCCCGAGCCGGCCGCGGAACCGCCCCTGACGGGGCGTCAGCGGCTGGTGAAGGGCCTGTGGCCGCCGCGGTTCACCCGGGCCCAGCTCACCGTCGCCCTGCTGCTGTGCGTGCTGGGCCTGGGTCTGGCGATCCAGGTGCGGTCGAACAGCGAGAGCGGCGTGCTGCGCGGTGCGCGCCAGGAGGACCTGGTGCGGATCCTGGACGAACTCGACAACCGCACCAAGCGGCTGGAGGACGAGAAGCGGAAGCTGGAGGGCCAGCGGACGGAGCTGGAGAGCAGCTCGAACCAGGCCGCCGAGGCCCGTAAGCAGACGGCGCAGAAGGAGCAGCAGCTCGGCATCCTGGCGGGCACGGTGGCCGCCCAGGGGCCCGGCATCGTCCTCACGGTGAGCGACGGCAAGGGGGCGGTGGAGCCCGACATGCTGCTGGACGCCGTCCAGGAGCTGCGGGCGGCCGGGGCGGAGGCGATCCAGCTCAACGATGTCCGGGTGGCCGCCGACACATATTTCTCCGGTAGCGCGGGGAAGGTGGAGATCGACGGCAAGGAGGTGTCGCAGCCTTACAAGTTCAAGGCCATCGGCAAGCCCGACGATCTGAAGCCCGCTCTCAACATCCCCGGTGGTGTGGTGCAGACTCTGCAGAAGGAGCAGGCCGGGGTCGACATCTCCCGGTCTGAGAAGATCGTTGTCGACGCCTTGCGTCCGGCGAAGCGGCCTGACTACGCTCGGTCGTCATCGCGGTGA
- a CDS encoding small basic family protein codes for MIAVLGLIVGVVVGLVVRPVVPTAVEPYLPIAVVAALDAVFGGLRAMLDGIFDDKVFVVSFLSNVVVAALIVFLGDKLGVGAQLSTGVVVVLGIRIFSNAAAIRRHVFRA; via the coding sequence GTGATCGCCGTATTGGGCCTCATCGTGGGAGTCGTGGTCGGACTGGTCGTCCGCCCCGTGGTGCCGACGGCGGTCGAGCCCTACCTTCCCATCGCCGTCGTCGCGGCCCTGGACGCGGTGTTCGGCGGGCTCCGGGCGATGCTGGACGGCATCTTCGACGACAAGGTCTTCGTGGTGTCGTTCCTGTCGAACGTGGTCGTCGCGGCCCTCATCGTCTTCCTGGGCGACAAGCTGGGCGTCGGCGCGCAGCTGTCCACCGGTGTGGTGGTCGTCCTGGGCATCCGCATCTTCTCCAACGCCGCCGCCATCCGGCGGCACGTGTTCCGGGCGTGA
- a CDS encoding DUF881 domain-containing protein: MSQQPPVRRTPAPPPRPDASMSLLTNVMDHSLDDGYAEAAARRAEGGQGLPGKLRAKLGLAAALLLAAVVVTLGAAQARISAPTLAKEREQLIHRIEKETAAADALQKNVNALRESVGDRQREALEEHGGDKAELVSLLAGATPVHGPGVKVVVDDAKQAKSGGGGPRESSGFSDTGRVRDRDMQRVVNGLWQAGAEAVSINDQRLTSLSAIRAAGDAILVDNKPLAPPYTVLAIGDGRRMSTSFQDSVDGQYLHVLQQNYGVRADISVEDDIRLSPAPSLTVRTARPQGGGAAGRAADTGKGTS; the protein is encoded by the coding sequence ATGTCGCAGCAGCCCCCCGTTCGGAGGACCCCCGCACCGCCTCCGCGCCCCGACGCCTCCATGTCGCTGCTGACCAATGTGATGGACCACAGCCTGGACGACGGCTACGCGGAGGCGGCGGCCCGGCGGGCCGAGGGCGGCCAGGGGCTGCCGGGCAAGCTCCGGGCGAAGCTGGGGCTGGCCGCGGCGCTGCTGCTGGCCGCGGTGGTGGTGACGCTCGGTGCCGCGCAGGCGCGCATATCGGCACCGACGCTGGCCAAGGAGCGCGAGCAGCTCATCCACCGCATCGAGAAGGAGACGGCGGCGGCCGACGCGCTGCAGAAGAACGTCAACGCGCTGCGGGAGAGCGTCGGGGACCGGCAGCGCGAGGCCCTGGAGGAACACGGCGGGGACAAGGCCGAGTTGGTGTCCCTGCTCGCCGGGGCCACGCCGGTGCACGGCCCCGGGGTCAAGGTGGTCGTCGACGACGCCAAGCAGGCCAAGAGCGGGGGCGGCGGCCCCCGGGAGAGCAGCGGCTTCTCCGACACCGGCCGGGTGCGCGACCGCGACATGCAACGCGTCGTCAACGGCCTGTGGCAGGCCGGTGCGGAGGCCGTCTCGATCAATGACCAGCGCCTGACCTCGTTGTCGGCGATCCGGGCGGCCGGTGACGCCATACTGGTGGACAACAAGCCGCTGGCGCCGCCGTACACGGTGCTGGCGATCGGCGACGGCCGGCGGATGAGCACCTCGTTCCAGGACAGCGTCGACGGCCAGTACCTCCACGTCCTCCAGCAGAACTACGGGGTCAGGGCCGACATCTCCGTCGAGGACGACATCCGGCTGTCGCCCGCGCCGAGTCTGACCGTACGAACCGCACGGCCGCAGGGGGGCGGCGCGGCCGGCCGCGCCGCCGACACAGGGAAGGGCACATCGTGA
- a CDS encoding mannose-1-phosphate guanyltransferase produces the protein MKAVVMAGGEGTRLRPMTSSMPKPLLPVANRPIMEHVLRLLKRHGLTETVVTVQFLASLVKNYFGDGEELGMELTYANEEKPLGTAGSVKNAEEALKDDTFLVISGDALTDFDLTDLIRFHKEKGALVTVCLTRVPNPLEFGITIVDDAGKVERFLEKPTWGQVFSDTVNTGIYVMEPEVFKYVAPDVPVDWSGDVFPQLMKEGKPIYGYVAEGYWEDVGTHESYVKAQADVLERKVDVDIDGFEISPGVWVAEGAEVHPDAELRGPLYIGDYAKVEAGAELREHTVVGSNVVVKSGAFLHKAVVHDNVYIGQQSNLRGCVVGKNTDIMRAARIEDGAVIGDECLVGEESIIQGNVRVYPFKTIEAGAFVNTSVIWESRGQAHLFGARGVSGILNVEITPELAVRLAGAYATTLKKGATVTTARDHSRGARALKRAVISALQASAIEVRDLENVPLPVARQQTARGSAGGIMIRTTPGVPDSVDIMFFDERGADLSQAGQRKLDRVYARQEYRRAFPGEIGDLSFPSSVYDSYTGSLLRSIDTSGVAEAGLKVVVDASNGSAGLVLPSLLGRLGVEALTINSGLDEARPTETADARRSGLVRLGEIVASARAAFGVRFDPVGERISLVDERGRIVEDDRALLVLLDLVAAERRSGRVALPVTTTRIAEQVAAYHGTQVEWTTTSPDDLTRVGRADSTIFGGDGRGGFIVPESSSVFDGTAAFVRLVGLVARTQLTLSQIDARIPRAHVLRRDLATPWAVKGLVMRQVVEAAGDRSVDTTDGVRVVEADGRWVMVLPDPAEAVTHLWAEGPDDASAQALLDEWSAVVDGAGR, from the coding sequence ATGAAGGCCGTCGTGATGGCCGGTGGCGAAGGCACCCGCCTTCGCCCCATGACCTCAAGCATGCCCAAGCCGCTCCTGCCGGTGGCCAACCGCCCGATCATGGAGCATGTACTCCGGCTCCTGAAGCGGCACGGGCTCACGGAGACGGTGGTCACCGTCCAGTTCCTCGCCTCACTCGTGAAGAACTACTTCGGTGACGGCGAGGAGCTCGGGATGGAGCTCACGTACGCCAACGAGGAAAAGCCACTGGGTACGGCGGGCAGCGTCAAGAATGCGGAAGAGGCCCTCAAGGACGACACCTTCCTCGTCATCTCGGGCGACGCCCTCACCGATTTCGACCTGACGGATCTCATCCGGTTCCACAAGGAAAAGGGCGCCCTCGTCACCGTCTGCCTCACCCGGGTGCCCAACCCGCTCGAATTCGGCATCACCATCGTGGACGACGCCGGCAAGGTCGAGCGCTTCCTGGAGAAGCCGACCTGGGGCCAGGTCTTCTCCGACACCGTGAACACGGGCATCTACGTCATGGAGCCCGAGGTCTTCAAGTACGTGGCGCCCGACGTCCCGGTCGACTGGTCGGGTGACGTCTTCCCCCAGCTGATGAAGGAAGGCAAGCCCATCTACGGCTACGTCGCCGAGGGCTACTGGGAGGACGTCGGCACCCACGAGAGCTACGTCAAGGCGCAGGCCGACGTCCTCGAGCGCAAGGTGGACGTCGACATAGACGGCTTCGAGATCTCGCCCGGCGTCTGGGTCGCCGAGGGCGCCGAGGTCCACCCCGACGCCGAACTGCGCGGCCCCCTCTACATCGGCGACTACGCCAAGGTCGAGGCCGGCGCCGAGCTCCGCGAGCACACCGTCGTCGGCTCCAACGTCGTCGTCAAGAGCGGCGCGTTCCTGCACAAGGCCGTCGTCCACGACAACGTCTACATCGGCCAGCAGAGCAACCTGCGCGGCTGCGTTGTCGGCAAGAACACCGACATCATGCGCGCCGCGCGGATCGAGGACGGCGCCGTCATCGGCGACGAGTGCCTCGTCGGCGAGGAATCGATCATCCAGGGGAACGTCCGCGTCTACCCCTTCAAGACGATCGAGGCCGGCGCGTTCGTCAACACCTCGGTCATCTGGGAGTCCCGCGGCCAGGCGCACCTGTTCGGGGCGCGCGGGGTGTCCGGCATCCTCAACGTCGAGATCACCCCGGAGCTGGCCGTCCGGCTGGCCGGCGCTTACGCCACGACGCTCAAGAAGGGCGCCACGGTCACCACGGCCCGCGACCACTCCCGGGGCGCGCGCGCCCTCAAGCGGGCCGTCATCTCGGCCCTCCAGGCCAGCGCCATCGAGGTGCGGGACCTGGAGAACGTCCCGCTGCCCGTGGCCCGGCAGCAGACCGCGCGGGGCAGCGCGGGCGGCATCATGATCCGGACCACGCCCGGGGTGCCGGACTCCGTCGACATCATGTTCTTCGACGAGCGCGGTGCCGATCTCTCCCAGGCCGGACAGCGGAAGCTGGACCGGGTCTACGCCCGCCAGGAGTACCGGCGCGCGTTCCCGGGCGAGATCGGCGACCTGTCCTTCCCGTCGAGCGTCTACGACTCGTACACGGGCTCGCTGCTGCGGTCCATCGACACCTCGGGTGTCGCCGAGGCCGGGCTGAAGGTCGTCGTGGACGCGTCCAACGGCAGCGCCGGTCTCGTCCTCCCCAGCCTCCTCGGGCGGCTCGGGGTGGAGGCGCTGACCATCAACTCCGGGCTGGACGAGGCGCGGCCCACCGAGACCGCCGACGCCCGGCGGTCCGGCCTGGTCCGGCTCGGGGAGATCGTCGCCTCCGCGCGGGCCGCGTTCGGCGTGCGGTTCGACCCCGTCGGCGAGCGGATCTCGCTGGTGGACGAGCGGGGGCGGATCGTCGAGGACGACCGGGCGCTGCTGGTGCTGCTCGACCTGGTCGCCGCCGAGCGGCGGTCCGGCCGGGTGGCGCTGCCGGTCACCACGACCCGGATCGCCGAACAGGTGGCCGCGTACCACGGTACGCAGGTGGAGTGGACGACGACCTCGCCGGACGATCTCACCCGCGTCGGCCGGGCGGACTCGACCATCTTCGGCGGCGACGGGCGCGGCGGTTTCATCGTGCCGGAGTCCAGCAGTGTGTTCGACGGCACGGCGGCCTTCGTCCGGCTGGTCGGCCTGGTGGCCCGGACGCAGCTCACGCTCAGCCAGATCGACGCCCGGATCCCCCGGGCGCACGTCCTGCGGCGGGACCTGGCCACGCCGTGGGCGGTCAAGGGCCTGGTGATGCGTCAGGTGGTCGAGGCGGCCGGGGACCGGTCGGTCGACACGACCGACGGCGTCCGGGTGGTGGAGGCCGACGGACGGTGGGTGATGGTGCTGCCCGACCCGGCCGAGGCCGTGACGCACCTGTGGGCCGAGGGGCCTGACGACGCGTCCGCCCAGGCGCTGCTGGACGAGTGGTCCGCCGTGGTGGACGGCGCCGGCCGCTAG
- a CDS encoding CDP-alcohol phosphatidyltransferase family protein — translation MEVQETRVQTDRVLTIPNILSMARLVGVPLFLWLILQPVFDGPNCDGWALLVLALSGVSDYLDGKLARRWNQISSLGRLLDPAADRLYILSTLVGMTWREILPLWLTAALLAREAMLLVMVWILRRHGYPPPQVNFLGKAATFNLMYAFPLLLLSDNDTWVHLPATIFGWAFAGWGTTLYWWAGILYVVQVRRLVKADTTAD, via the coding sequence GTGGAGGTCCAGGAGACGCGCGTACAGACCGACCGCGTCCTCACCATCCCCAACATCCTCAGCATGGCTCGCCTCGTCGGCGTCCCCCTCTTCCTGTGGCTGATCCTCCAGCCCGTCTTCGACGGGCCGAACTGCGACGGATGGGCGCTGCTGGTGCTGGCGCTGAGCGGCGTCAGCGACTACCTCGACGGGAAGCTCGCACGACGCTGGAACCAGATCAGCAGCCTCGGCCGGCTGCTCGACCCCGCCGCCGACCGGCTGTACATCCTCTCCACCCTGGTCGGAATGACCTGGCGGGAGATCCTGCCGCTCTGGCTCACCGCGGCCCTCCTGGCCCGCGAGGCGATGCTGCTGGTCATGGTGTGGATCCTGCGACGGCACGGATACCCGCCACCCCAGGTGAACTTCCTGGGCAAGGCCGCGACCTTCAACTTGATGTACGCGTTCCCGCTGCTGCTTCTCAGTGACAATGACACCTGGGTACACCTGCCCGCCACTATTTTCGGATGGGCGTTCGCCGGATGGGGTACAACCCTCTATTGGTGGGCAGGGATCCTCTATGTGGTTCAAGTCCGCCGACTGGTCAAGGCGGATACCACAGCCGACTGA
- a CDS encoding PTS glucose transporter subunit IIA translates to MTTVSSPIAGRAIGLAAVPDPVFSGAMVGPGTAVDPVREPSEAVAPVDGVVVSLHPHAFVVVDSEGHGVLTHLGIDTVQLNGEGFELLVNKGDTVQRGQAVIRWNPAAVEAAGKSPISPVIALEATADTLADVREDGEVKAGDQLFSWH, encoded by the coding sequence ATGACCACCGTGTCGTCCCCGATCGCCGGACGCGCCATCGGACTCGCGGCAGTGCCCGATCCGGTCTTCTCCGGCGCGATGGTGGGACCCGGTACCGCCGTCGACCCCGTGCGTGAGCCCTCCGAGGCCGTCGCCCCCGTCGACGGAGTCGTCGTCTCGCTCCACCCCCACGCGTTCGTCGTCGTCGACTCCGAGGGCCACGGCGTTCTGACGCACCTCGGCATCGACACCGTCCAACTCAACGGCGAGGGCTTCGAGCTGCTCGTCAACAAGGGTGACACCGTCCAGCGCGGCCAAGCCGTCATCCGCTGGAACCCGGCCGCCGTCGAGGCGGCGGGCAAGTCGCCGATCTCCCCGGTGATCGCGCTGGAGGCCACCGCCGACACGCTCGCCGACGTGCGCGAGGACGGCGAAGTCAAGGCCGGCGACCAGCTGTTCAGCTGGCACTGA
- the ptsP gene encoding phosphoenolpyruvate--protein phosphotransferase, which produces MEATLRGVGVSHGVAIGEVRHMGTAVLEPPAKQIPTDEAPREQGRARQAVEAVAADLIARGNLAGGEAQHVLEAQAMMAQDPELMADVERRIAVGSTAERAVYDAFAAYRALLAGAGEYLAGRVADLDDVRNRIVARLLGVPMPGVPDSDEPYVLIARDLAPADTALLDPTLVLGFVTEEGGPTSHSAILARALGVPAVVALPGAGELAEGTVVAVDGSTGEIFVDPSEKKRAELTKAAEERRAALAASSGPGATSDGHKVPLLANVGGPADVPAAVEAGAEGVGLFRTEFLFLDDSAKAPSEAKQVEAYRKVLEAFPEGRVVVRVLDAGADKPLDFLTPADEPNPALGVRGLRTLLDHPEVLRTQLTALAKAAEGLPVYLEVMAPMVADRTDAKAFADACREAGLRAKFGAMVEIPSAALRARSILQEVEFLSLGTNDLAQYTFAADRQVGAVSRLQDPWQPALLDLIALSAEAAKAEGKSCGVCGEAASDPLLACVLTGLGVTSLSMGAASIPYVRATLAKHTLAQCERAAAAARATDSAEEARLAAQAVLSGE; this is translated from the coding sequence ATGGAAGCAACGCTGCGAGGCGTCGGCGTCAGCCACGGTGTGGCGATCGGCGAGGTCCGGCACATGGGCACGGCGGTGCTGGAGCCGCCGGCCAAGCAGATCCCGACGGACGAGGCACCGCGCGAACAGGGGCGCGCGCGCCAGGCCGTCGAGGCTGTGGCCGCCGATCTGATCGCCCGGGGCAACCTCGCCGGCGGCGAGGCCCAGCACGTGCTCGAGGCCCAGGCCATGATGGCGCAGGACCCCGAGCTGATGGCGGACGTCGAGCGGCGCATCGCCGTCGGCAGCACCGCCGAGCGCGCGGTCTACGACGCCTTCGCCGCCTACCGGGCGCTGCTCGCCGGGGCCGGGGAGTACCTGGCCGGCCGGGTCGCGGACCTGGACGACGTGCGGAACCGGATCGTCGCCCGCCTGCTGGGCGTGCCGATGCCGGGCGTGCCCGACAGCGACGAGCCGTATGTGCTGATCGCCCGGGACCTGGCGCCCGCCGACACCGCGCTGCTCGACCCGACGCTGGTGCTCGGTTTCGTGACCGAGGAGGGCGGGCCGACCAGCCACAGCGCCATCCTCGCCCGTGCGCTGGGCGTGCCGGCGGTCGTGGCGCTGCCGGGCGCCGGTGAGCTGGCCGAGGGCACGGTCGTGGCCGTGGACGGCAGCACCGGTGAGATCTTCGTCGACCCGAGCGAGAAGAAGCGCGCGGAGCTGACGAAGGCGGCCGAGGAGCGCCGGGCGGCGCTGGCCGCCTCCTCCGGTCCGGGTGCGACTTCCGACGGGCACAAGGTGCCGCTGCTCGCCAACGTCGGCGGTCCGGCGGACGTGCCCGCGGCGGTCGAGGCGGGTGCCGAGGGCGTCGGTCTGTTCCGTACCGAGTTCCTGTTCCTGGACGACAGCGCCAAGGCGCCGTCCGAGGCGAAGCAGGTCGAGGCGTACCGCAAGGTGCTGGAGGCGTTCCCGGAGGGCCGGGTCGTCGTGCGCGTGCTGGATGCGGGCGCGGACAAGCCGCTGGACTTCCTCACCCCGGCGGACGAGCCCAACCCGGCGCTCGGCGTGCGCGGTCTGCGGACGCTGCTGGACCACCCCGAGGTGCTGCGCACCCAGCTCACCGCGCTGGCCAAGGCCGCCGAGGGACTGCCCGTCTACCTCGAGGTCATGGCCCCGATGGTGGCGGACCGCACGGACGCCAAGGCGTTCGCGGACGCGTGCCGCGAGGCCGGGCTGCGGGCGAAGTTCGGCGCGATGGTGGAGATCCCGTCGGCCGCGCTGCGGGCGCGCTCCATCCTGCAGGAGGTCGAGTTCCTGTCGCTGGGGACCAACGACCTCGCGCAGTACACCTTCGCCGCCGACCGTCAGGTCGGTGCCGTCTCCCGCCTCCAGGACCCGTGGCAGCCGGCGCTGCTCGACCTCATCGCCCTGTCCGCCGAGGCGGCCAAGGCCGAGGGCAAGAGCTGCGGCGTCTGCGGTGAGGCCGCGTCGGACCCGCTGCTCGCCTGTGTGCTGACCGGTCTCGGGGTGACGAGCCTGTCCATGGGCGCCGCCTCGATCCCGTACGTGCGTGCCACGCTGGCCAAGCACACTCTCGCCCAGTGCGAGCGTGCCGCCGCCGCGGCCCGTGCGACGGACTCGGCCGAGGAGGCCCGGCTCGCGGCGCAGGCGGTGCTGTCCGGCGAGTGA